The Planctomycetota bacterium nucleotide sequence TCCGGCGAGGACCACGACGCGCCCGGCGCGCACGTTCACCGCCACACGGCGTTCGGGGTGGGGGTGCTGCACGGCGCGGCGGGGGCTTCGCACCTTCTGGGAGTTATTCCCGGGTTCGCGCTGCCCGGAGGAGAGGCGGCGGCGTATCTGGCCGGGTTCGCGGCGGGGACGGTGGGGGCGATGACGCTTTTCGCGGCGGCGCTGGGCTGGGCGGCGCCGGCGCGGACGGAGCGGGGACTTCGGCTTTACCGCTGGGCGCTGGGGGCGGCGTCGGCGGCCTGCGCGGGCGTCGGGGTTGCGTGGCTGGCGTTGTCGTGGCGGGGCGGCGGTCCTTGAAAAATCCCCGTCGCGGTGTATTCTAATGCCCTCCCGCGCGGGCCGGGCTAGCTCAACGGCAGAGCACCGCTTTCGTAAAGCGGGGGTTGTGGGTTCAAATCCCATGCCCGGCTCCATTCCCGCCCGAAGAAGCGCTCTCGGCAAGGGCGACGCCGGAGATTCCGGCGTAGATCCTTCGGGGACCGTTTCGAACGCAGGAGGACACCTGTCATGATGAGAGCCGCGATCGGGCTGGTCCTGGCCCTGGCGCTTCAGGACCGATGGGAAGCCGACATCCGCGCGTTCGAGGCGCAGGACCGCGCCGCTCCGCCGGCCCCCGGCGGCGTCGTCTTCGTGGGCAGCTCCTCGATCCGCCTCTGGAATCTCCGCGAGGCGTTTCCCGATCTCCCGGTCCTCAATCGCGGCTTCGGCGGGTCCCAGATGGCCGACGCGGCGCGCTACGCGGAGCGGATCGTGATTCCCTATAAGCCCCGGGTGGTCGTCGTCTTCGCCGGGGGCAACGACATCAACGCCGGGAAATCGCCGGAGGACGTTCTGGCCGCGTTCAAGGACCTCGTGGGCAAGATTCACGCGGCGCTTCCCGAAACGCGCGTTTACTTCATCTCCCTCTTTCCGAATCTTAAGAGGGCCGCCCAGGATCCGGCGTGCCGCCGGGTCAACGAGCTCATCCGCGCGTTCGCGAAGACCGATTCCCGTCTGGGCTTCATCGATCCCCGGCCGCGCATGGAGAACGCCGAGGGCAAGGCCCGGCCGGAGCTGCTGCGGGAGGACGGCCTCCACCTGAACGAAGAGGGCTACAAGATCTGGAACGAAGCGGTGGGACCCGTGATCCGGGCCGCGCTGGCGAAATAGGTTCCGCGGCCGCGGACTTGCCGTTGCTTCCCGGCCGGGGCGCGGTTATCCTCCTCGCGTGAGCCTGGTGGGCCGCTTTTTCGGCTCCCGGGACGACGTTCCCGGATGGGCCTGCTTTTTCGACGCCGAGGGGTATCGGGCGTTTTTGGCCGTTCTCGACGCCGAAATGAAGCGCCGCGGACTGGCCTATGAGCTGGACGAGGGGATCCTGCGGTTGCCCGCCCCCGGTCCGGATCCCTCCGAGTACGGCCTGCTGAACCTGGCCCAGCTCTGTCACGCCTCTCCCCGCGGCGAGTGGCCGTCCGTGGTGGCCCGCCACTTCGACAGCACGTTCCGCTTCTCCGAGGAATCCCGCGAGATCGACGCCCGCGCCCGGCGCTTCGACGACGTGCGCTCCCTTCTCAAGGTGCGGCTCTACCATCCGGACTACCTGCGGCACATGGGGCCCGAGCGGCTGGTCCATCGCGTGCCCGCGCCGGGCCTGGTCGAAACGCTCGTCTACGATCTGCCTTCGTCCGTGAGCACCGTGCCTCGGGAGCACCTGGGCGCCTGGGGTCGCCCGGAGGAGGAGCTCTTCGCGCTGGGCCTGGCCAACGTGCGCGCCGAGGGGCTTCTGGAGCCGCGCCGTTTCGAGGTGGAAGGAGGGGCGGCCTTCTACGCACTGGCCGGGGACAGCTTCTTCACCGCCTCGCACGCGCTTTTCCTGCGGGAATATCTCGGGCCGGCCCCCGAGCACGGCGCGCTGGTGGCCGTGCCCCACCGTCACGCCGTCCTTTACCACCCGATCGCGGACATGAAGGTAGTGCCCGTTCTTCAGTCCATGATCGCGGTGGCCTTCGGCATGTACCAGGAAGGCCCGGGGTCCATCCATCCGGGTCTCTTCTGGTGGCGGGACGGGAGGATGACGGATCTGCCCTCGCGCGTGCGGGCCCGGTCGATCGATTTTGCGCCGCCTGAGGAGTTCGTGGCGCTTCTCAACCGGTTGCCGGAGTAGGCCCGGAGACGGTCCGCACCTCGACGCGCAGCATCCGGTCTCCCTGGACGATGCGATCCACCACGTCCTGACCCGAGAGGACCTGCCCGAAGACCGTATGCACGCCGTCGAGGCGGGGCGTGGCGACGTGGGTGATGAAGAACTGGGATCCGCCGGTGCAGCGGCCGGACAGCCGCCGTCCGGTCTTCGGGTCGTGGCGGCACTGCCCTTTGTGGGCCATCGAAAGGGCGCCGCGGACGTGCTTGCGGTCGGGGTGGATCTCGCATTCGATCTCGTAACCCGGTCCGCCGCGGCCCGTGCCGGTCGGATCGCCGCCCTGGATCATGAAGTCCGCGATGACGCGGTGGAACGAGACGCCGTTGTAGAAGCCGGAGTTGGCCAGCTTCTCGAAGTTGGCCACCGTTCTGGGGGCCTCCCGCTCGAAGAGTTCCAGCGTGATCGTGCCGCGTTCGGTTTCCAGAATCGCGTGTTTGGCCATGGTCGGCTCCGTTGCATCGGGGGAATTCGGTTCCGTCCTTCCCCGTTCCCTATATAATACCGCCATGTTTCTTTGGACAACGATTCTGGCTGTTGCCGCGGCGGCGCCGGCGCCGCAGGAGCCGGGAGGCTTCGCGCGAAAGAAGCCCGAAATCCGGATCGTCGCGATCCGTCCCGAGAAGAGCGAAGTCCGCGTGGGCGAAACCTTCCGGGTGTCCTTCGAGGTCGAAATCCCCAAGGGATGGTACATCTATCCGACCTATCCCACCACGACCGGAACGCCCACGAAATTCGTTTTCGAAGCGGCCGAGCCGGCGGGCAAGGTGGAGGAACCCAAGCCCAAGACCAAGCCGGCCGAGGCGGGACTGGAGGCGTACGATTACCACGAAGGGACGGTCACGTTCACGGTTCCCGTCTACCTCAAGCCGGGCCCGGCTCCCGGTCCTTTCGAAGTGAAGGGCCTGGTGGACTATCAGATCTGCTCGGCGGTCTGCATTCCCGCGCGGACGCCGTTTTCGTTCCCCATCGTCGTGGCGCAGGGCGAAGTTCAGCCGGCGGCGGGGGCCGAGGACTTCGAGCGCCGGGGCGTCTGGGCGCTGATCCTTCTCGGAATGACGGGTGGCCTGATCTCTCTGGTCATGCCCTGCACGTATCCGCTCATCCCGATCACGCTGACGTACTTTCTCAAGCAGGCGGCCGGATCGCGTTCGCACGGCATGGTCCTTTCCGGAGCGTACTCGCTGGGGATCATCCTGTCTTTTACGGGGCTCGGCTTTCTACTCACGATTCTGCTCGGAGCCGGCGGGGCGCGCGAGTTCGCCGCCAATCCGTGGGTAAACGTGGGCGTGGGGCTTCTGTTCCTCTGGTTCACCGGGTCGCTTTTCGGATGGTACGAGATCCGGCTTCCGTTCGGACTGGAGTCCCGCCTCGCCGGAACGCCGCGGCAGGGCGTGGGCGGAGCCTTCATCCTGGGCCTGGTGTTTTCGATCGTGACCTTCACCTGCACGATTCCGATCGCCGCGACGATCCTCACCTTGGCCGCCCAGGGGCACCGCCTTTCGGCGCTCATTGCGATGCTGGCCTATTCGGCGACGATGGCGCTTCCTTTCTTCGTGATGGGAATCTTTCCCGGGCTGCTCCGGGAGGTGCCCAGGAGCGGGGGCTGGCTGGGGACGGTGAAGACCTCGATGGCGTTCGTGGAACTCGGGCTCGCGGTCTTTTATCTGTCCAAGGCCGATCAGTCCTGGGAGATCGGGGTCCTGAACCGCTGGGTGGTGCTCGCGCTCTATACGGCGGTGGGGGTGGGCGTGGCGCTTTACCTGCTGCGCTTCTTCCGCGCGCGGCCGGGGTTCTTCCGGCTCGTCTCGGCGGGGCTGTTCCTGGCGCTGGGAGGCGTCATGGCCTACGGGTTCACGGGCCGGCGGCTGGGACTGCTGGAAACCATCGTGCCGCCGCCGCCCATCCACGGGACCACGCTTCCGGCCGGACTGGAGGAGGCGAAGCGCCGGGGCAAACCTCTCTTCGTGGAATTCACCGGCGTCACCTGATCGAACTGCCTGGCGAACCGCGGGACGGTTCTGGCGGCTCCCGAGGTCGAGAAGATCCTTTCGGAGCATTACGTCGTGGCCGAGCTTTGGACGGACCGGAAAGGTCCCCGAAGCCGGGCGATGGACGAGGAAAACAACCGCCTGCTCAACGAGCGGTTCGGCGGGGCGCTGCCGCTCTATGTGATTTTCACGCCGGACGGGCGCGAAGTGGCGCGCCTGGGCGGCCGTCCGTCGGTGTCCGAATTCGTGGAGTTTCTGAAGAAAGGCCTCCCGGCCGCGGCGGGCGCAAGTAACCCTTGATTCCGCCCCCGGCCGTGGTACAACGTGCAGCCGGAAAGGAGCATTTCTCATGGCCCACCTACCCGCAGTGACCGATCAGAACTTTCAGCAGGAAGTCCTCGGCGCCCCGGCGGCGGTCGTGGACTTCTGGGCGGAGTGGTGACCCAGCTGCGTGCGGCTCTCTCCCGTGATGGAGGAACTGGCCAAGGAGTACGGCGGCAAGGTCAAGATCGTGGCGGCCAACGTGGATGACAGCCAGGAGACCGCCGCTCACCTGGGGGTCATGTCGATTCCCGCGATCGTCTTCTTCAAAGGAGGCAAGGAAGTTTCGCGCATCGTCGGGGCTCAGCCCAAGCAGCGCTTCAAGGACGAGATCCGCAAACAGTTCGGGGTGTAGGCGTTTTTGTTGGCAAGGCCGGCGCACGCCGATAGAATCCGCGCGTATGCCCGGCCCTCTTCTGGCGGATCTGTCCCGCTTCGAGCCTCTCCGGCCGCTTCTGGACCGCGAGGGGGTCGCCCGCATTCTCCCGCATCGCGACGCGATGGCCCTCGTGGACGGGATCTGTCATAACGATCCCCGCGAGATGATCGCCGTGGGGTGGAAGGACGTCCGGCCGGACGAGTTCTGGGTTTCGGGGCACTTTCCCGGCAACCCGATCCTTCCCGGGGTTCTTCTCGTCGAAGCGGCGGCCCAGGTTTCGCTGGTGGCCTACAAGACGGGCGTCCCGGAGATCGCCGACCGGCTGGTCGTCTTCGGCGGGATCGACGGGGTGCGCTTTCGGGGCGTGGTGCGGCCGGGGGACCGCGTCTTTATCGTGGCCAAGATGCTCGAGATGTCCCGCCGGGGCGCCCGCGCGGCCACTCAGGCCGTCGTGCGCGGAAAGCTCGTCTACGAAGGCCAGGTCCTGGCCATCGTGACGTGACGGTCGCCGGGGTTTGACGGTTCTCGCGCGTCCTTATATAGTGGGCGGGTGCCCTGGAGGGCGAATCGCATGAGGCTCAGAGACGCCTGGCTGTGGGTGGGCGCGGCCGCGCTTTCGGCGTGCGGAGGCGGCGTCCAGGACGGAGTGGTCCAGTTCCTCGGGCCCTCGCCGAACACCGCAAAGCAGCTCGCCCAGGACGTGCGCTCCGTCAAGACCGCCTGTCCGGGGTGCGGCCGGACCCTGGAGCTCGGGACGGAGCGATGCCCCGACCGGAAGGGGTGCGATGCCCGCGTCCGATGGGCCAACGCCTACCGGTGCGGCTACTGCCGCGGTTCCGGCTCCTGCCAGGCGTGCTTCCTCATGGAACAGCCGGACGGGAAGTGCTTCAATTGCAAGGGGAACGGCTACATCACGTACCTCGGCAAGTCTCCTCCGTGTCCGAACTGCGCCACGGGCAAGGACGCCAAGCCCGGGGCGTGCCCGGTCTGCAAGGGATCGCGGAAGTGCGACTTCTGCGCCGGCGAGGGCAAGGTTTCGGCCGACGTTCTCAAGGAGCGAGCCGCCAAGGCTGCCGCCGCGAAGAGCGAGGAAGGAGGAGAAGCGCCGGCGGCGCCTCCCGCCGAAGCGCCCAAGGAAGAACCGAAAAAGGAACCCTGAGCGTACGGGGTTTCAGAACCCCTGGAGTCTCCCATCGTTCGCTATGCCGTCAGCCGGATCCTCATGGGGTTCGGCATCTGCGTGGTCGGAGTCGGCCTTCTTGTGGGGCTTTCCTACAACAACCTGAAGGCCGAGCTGGCCTATCTGATCGCGGGGCTTCTTCTGTTCAGCGCCGGCCGTCTGGCCCAGCCCGCGGGGAAATAGGCGCCGCGGCTACTTGCGCAGGCGGACCTGGCGGAAGCTCGCTTCCACATCGGTCACGAGCGCGATCGCGCCTTCGGCCGGAGCGGCGGCGGGAAGGATGAAGACGGGCTTTCCGTCTACGAATCCGGCCACGTCCCCCGCCTCTGCGACCAGCGCCAGTTCCGTCCAGTCGTCGGATCCGCGCGGCCGTTCCAGCGGGAAAAAGCGCACCAGGCGCGAAGTGTCTTCGACCTCCTCCAGGAGCGCGGCGCGGGAGGCGTCGGCCAGGACCAGCCGGAATTTTCCCAGGCGGACGCCCGCGTGGAAGGACGGGGCGGCCTCGGGAACGCGGACCTGGGCGGAGAGTCCCGAGGCCCCGCGGGCGCGACCGGGGGCCGGGGCGATCGAGCGTCCCGCCGCCAGGCGCAGCTCGGCGCCCTCCAGGCGGGCGGGGGCCGGGGCGCCCCGGGCCTTGCCGTCCCAGGTCCAGGCGTCGCCGGCGGGGTCGGCGGCCAGGAAGTCCCAGAAGCCGGTGGCGCGGAGCGCCTGTCCATAGAGGCGCAACACCCGGGATTCGTCGTGCCGGCCGGGATGATGGCGGCGGAGCTCGCGGGCGTACTGCTTGACCCGCCCGGAATCGCGCGCCTCGTGGGCCCGTTCCAGGAGGAGGGTGATCACCTCCGAGGAGAGGCGGGCCGCCTCGTCGCGAATCTCCGGATCGTGGGCCCAGGCGTCCTCGAGCGCGGCGGCCGCCTTGCGGGCCTCCTCGAGCTTTCCCTGTGCCGCCTCGGCGCGGACCGCGGCCAGGTCCTCCCGCGCGCGGCGCCGGCCTTCCGCGCGCAGGCGCGCCAGCCGGGGGGCGGGGAATTCGGGGTCCAGCCGCGCCGCCTGCTCCAGCCACCGGAGCGCCCGGGGAAGGCGCTCC carries:
- a CDS encoding GDSL-type esterase/lipase family protein — protein: MMRAAIGLVLALALQDRWEADIRAFEAQDRAAPPAPGGVVFVGSSSIRLWNLREAFPDLPVLNRGFGGSQMADAARYAERIVIPYKPRVVVVFAGGNDINAGKSPEDVLAAFKDLVGKIHAALPETRVYFISLFPNLKRAAQDPACRRVNELIRAFAKTDSRLGFIDPRPRMENAEGKARPELLREDGLHLNEEGYKIWNEAVGPVIRAALAK
- a CDS encoding peptidylprolyl isomerase encodes the protein MAKHAILETERGTITLELFEREAPRTVANFEKLANSGFYNGVSFHRVIADFMIQGGDPTGTGRGGPGYEIECEIHPDRKHVRGALSMAHKGQCRHDPKTGRRLSGRCTGGSQFFITHVATPRLDGVHTVFGQVLSGQDVVDRIVQGDRMLRVEVRTVSGPTPATG
- a CDS encoding cytochrome c biogenesis protein CcdA, with the translated sequence MFLWTTILAVAAAAPAPQEPGGFARKKPEIRIVAIRPEKSEVRVGETFRVSFEVEIPKGWYIYPTYPTTTGTPTKFVFEAAEPAGKVEEPKPKTKPAEAGLEAYDYHEGTVTFTVPVYLKPGPAPGPFEVKGLVDYQICSAVCIPARTPFSFPIVVAQGEVQPAAGAEDFERRGVWALILLGMTGGLISLVMPCTYPLIPITLTYFLKQAAGSRSHGMVLSGAYSLGIILSFTGLGFLLTILLGAGGAREFAANPWVNVGVGLLFLWFTGSLFGWYEIRLPFGLESRLAGTPRQGVGGAFILGLVFSIVTFTCTIPIAATILTLAAQGHRLSALIAMLAYSATMALPFFVMGIFPGLLREVPRSGGWLGTVKTSMAFVELGLAVFYLSKADQSWEIGVLNRWVVLALYTAVGVGVALYLLRFFRARPGFFRLVSAGLFLALGGVMAYGFTGRRLGLLETIVPPPPIHGTTLPAGLEEAKRRGKPLFVEFTGVT
- a CDS encoding thioredoxin domain-containing protein; protein product: MRLSPVMEELAKEYGGKVKIVAANVDDSQETAAHLGVMSIPAIVFFKGGKEVSRIVGAQPKQRFKDEIRKQFGV
- a CDS encoding 3-hydroxyacyl-ACP dehydratase FabZ family protein, whose translation is MPGPLLADLSRFEPLRPLLDREGVARILPHRDAMALVDGICHNDPREMIAVGWKDVRPDEFWVSGHFPGNPILPGVLLVEAAAQVSLVAYKTGVPEIADRLVVFGGIDGVRFRGVVRPGDRVFIVAKMLEMSRRGARAATQAVVRGKLVYEGQVLAIVT